In the Haloferula helveola genome, one interval contains:
- a CDS encoding sigma-54 dependent transcriptional regulator translates to MQETQGQTILIVDQDHDFLEWATKHLAADDLNILRCDNAEKAAKVVTKTPVDLVVADIQLQPFDGLELLARIRENSPTSLFILIAGFPSTGQVIEATQQGAHDVLRKEALPFELRPVVENALLTAESRKAADPQEVTELPRVDSRVKIIGVSRTLQDVFKVVGRVARSDAPVLVSGESGTGKELVAKAVHEYSPRRQNEFLAINCGAIPENLLESELFGHEKGAFTGAIAKRAGRFEQADGGTLFLDEIGDMPLSVQVKLLRVLQDGTFSRVGSNETQTADARIVAATNKNLAEEVSKGNFREDLYYRLNVVEVRLPPLRERPEDIPLLAEFFLQQITRKNGMARTRLSTEAIALLQQHRWPGNVRELENTIARACALASSNVLLPSDIRLAASPIRCDTEVDRHLDALVEFLPSEDAKSWLLSQFANRLLELHDGDVKKASALFGASVPEFRKLIS, encoded by the coding sequence ATGCAGGAAACCCAAGGACAGACGATTCTGATCGTAGATCAGGATCATGACTTTCTCGAGTGGGCGACGAAGCACCTCGCCGCGGACGACTTGAATATTCTCCGATGCGACAACGCGGAGAAGGCCGCCAAGGTGGTGACAAAGACCCCGGTCGATCTTGTCGTCGCCGATATCCAGTTGCAGCCGTTCGACGGACTGGAGCTGCTGGCAAGGATCCGCGAGAACTCTCCGACTTCCCTGTTCATCCTGATCGCCGGCTTCCCGAGCACCGGGCAGGTCATCGAGGCGACCCAGCAGGGCGCACACGATGTGTTGCGCAAGGAAGCACTCCCTTTCGAACTGCGTCCGGTCGTGGAGAACGCGCTTCTGACGGCGGAAAGCCGCAAGGCCGCGGACCCGCAGGAAGTCACCGAGCTTCCGCGCGTCGACAGCCGGGTGAAGATCATCGGGGTTTCGCGTACGCTGCAGGACGTGTTCAAGGTGGTCGGTCGCGTGGCCCGCTCCGACGCGCCCGTCCTCGTCAGCGGCGAGTCGGGCACCGGCAAGGAACTGGTGGCCAAGGCGGTCCACGAGTACTCGCCCCGCCGTCAGAACGAGTTTCTCGCGATCAACTGCGGCGCGATTCCCGAGAACCTCCTCGAGAGCGAGCTGTTCGGTCATGAGAAAGGCGCGTTCACCGGGGCGATCGCCAAGCGGGCCGGACGCTTCGAGCAGGCCGATGGCGGCACGCTCTTCCTCGACGAAATCGGCGACATGCCACTGTCGGTCCAGGTGAAGCTGCTGCGCGTCCTCCAGGATGGCACCTTCTCCCGTGTCGGGTCGAACGAGACACAAACGGCCGACGCCCGGATCGTCGCCGCGACCAACAAGAATCTTGCCGAGGAAGTCTCGAAAGGAAACTTCCGCGAAGACCTCTACTACCGGCTCAACGTGGTCGAAGTACGGCTTCCACCGTTGCGCGAGCGGCCGGAAGACATCCCGCTGCTCGCGGAGTTCTTCCTCCAGCAGATCACCCGCAAGAACGGGATGGCGCGCACCCGGTTGTCGACCGAGGCCATCGCCCTACTCCAGCAGCACCGCTGGCCCGGTAACGTCCGGGAGCTCGAGAACACGATCGCCCGCGCCTGCGCTCTGGCGTCATCAAACGTCCTTCTGCCCAGTGATATCCGTCTCGCCGCGTCGCCCATCCGTTGCGACACCGAGGTTGACCGCCACCTCGACGCGCTCGTCGAGTTTCTGCCCAGCGAGGACGCGAAGAGCTGGTTGCTTTCGCAGTTCGCGAACCGACTGCTGGAACTCCACGACGGTGATGTGAAGAAGGCCTCGGCCCTGTTCGGCGCCAGCGTGCCCGAATTCCGCAAGCTGATCTCCTGA
- a CDS encoding isoprenyl transferase translates to MPEERTIPRHIAVIMDGNGRWAKERGLPRREGHRAGAESVRECVEACKQLGVEYLTLYAFSSENWNRPPHEISSLMSLLERFLDQKAEEMMKQNVRLSAIGHIERLPEKTRAKLRDALERTADNTSLNLILALSYGSREEITEATRSLVKDAAEGRLAPGDVTPELIASRLYTADVPDPDLLIRTSGEMRVSNFLLWQISYAEIVIFKKFWPDFSQADLFDAVDEYSRRNRRFGGL, encoded by the coding sequence ATGCCCGAGGAAAGGACCATCCCCCGACACATCGCCGTCATCATGGACGGCAACGGCCGCTGGGCCAAGGAACGCGGCCTGCCGCGACGCGAGGGCCATCGGGCCGGCGCGGAGTCGGTGCGCGAATGCGTCGAGGCCTGCAAGCAGCTCGGCGTCGAGTATCTCACGCTCTACGCCTTTTCGTCGGAGAATTGGAACCGCCCGCCCCATGAGATCTCGTCGCTGATGAGCCTGCTCGAGCGTTTCCTTGATCAAAAGGCCGAGGAGATGATGAAGCAGAATGTCCGGCTGAGTGCGATCGGCCACATCGAGCGTCTGCCGGAGAAGACCCGGGCAAAGCTTCGGGACGCACTCGAGCGAACTGCGGACAACACGTCGCTCAACCTCATCCTCGCGCTTTCCTACGGCTCCCGTGAAGAAATTACCGAGGCCACGAGATCGCTGGTGAAGGATGCCGCCGAAGGCCGTCTCGCACCCGGCGATGTCACGCCGGAACTGATCGCCTCGCGGCTCTACACGGCGGACGTCCCCGATCCCGACCTCCTGATCCGCACGTCGGGCGAGATGCGCGTCTCGAATTTCCTGCTGTGGCAGATCAGCTACGCCGAAATCGTGATCTTCAAGAAGTTCTGGCCCGACTTTTCCCAGGCCGACCTCTTTGACGCGGTCGACGAGTATTCCCGACGGAACCGCCGGTTTGGAGGGCTGTAG
- a CDS encoding adenylosuccinate synthase, whose protein sequence is MNIIVTGLQWGDEGKGKIVDYLTESADVVVRGQGGNNAGHTVIARGTKYILHLLPSGILWDGKTNVIGNGVVLDPAGLVSEIERVEAQGVSITPDKLLISDRAHVVLPLHKELDAAREAALGDRKIGTTKRGIGPAYADKVNRCGLRVADLFDETFARETIALRTADANEILKRYDLPTFDPEQQADEVFAAFERLRPHVTNTIPVLHEAWKAGKNILFEGAQGTLLDIDFGTFPFVTSSNTTAGGCCTGSGLPPTSIDQVVGVCKAYTTRVGAGPFPTVDEGLSQYLHDLGREFGATTGRPRGCGWLDAVLLRQGCMVNGATGLAVTNLDGLDNYETLRICTAYEIDGEEHPYAPAERDAWDRAKPVYEELPGWMTDTTACTSFDQLPENARAYLRRLSELCDTPIQFVGVGPDRTQTLVATESVALANS, encoded by the coding sequence ATGAACATCATCGTCACAGGTCTCCAATGGGGAGACGAAGGCAAAGGCAAGATCGTCGACTATCTCACCGAATCGGCCGACGTCGTCGTCCGTGGCCAGGGAGGCAACAACGCCGGTCACACGGTGATCGCCCGCGGCACCAAATACATCCTCCACCTGCTGCCTTCGGGCATCCTGTGGGATGGCAAGACCAACGTGATCGGCAACGGCGTCGTGCTGGACCCTGCCGGACTGGTTTCGGAAATCGAGCGGGTCGAGGCCCAAGGGGTCTCGATCACCCCCGACAAGCTTCTCATCTCCGACCGCGCCCATGTCGTGCTGCCGCTGCACAAGGAACTGGACGCCGCCCGCGAGGCCGCCCTCGGCGACCGCAAGATCGGCACCACCAAGCGCGGAATCGGCCCGGCCTACGCCGACAAGGTGAACCGCTGCGGACTGCGGGTCGCCGACCTGTTCGACGAGACCTTCGCCCGCGAAACGATCGCGCTGCGGACCGCCGACGCCAACGAGATCCTCAAGCGCTACGACCTGCCGACCTTCGATCCCGAACAGCAGGCCGACGAGGTATTCGCCGCCTTCGAACGCCTCCGCCCGCACGTGACCAACACGATCCCCGTGCTCCACGAAGCATGGAAGGCCGGCAAGAACATCCTCTTCGAAGGGGCGCAAGGCACGTTGCTCGACATCGACTTCGGCACCTTCCCGTTCGTCACCTCCTCGAACACCACCGCCGGCGGTTGCTGCACCGGCTCCGGCCTGCCGCCGACATCGATCGACCAGGTCGTCGGAGTCTGCAAGGCCTACACCACGCGCGTTGGCGCCGGTCCGTTCCCGACGGTCGATGAAGGGTTGTCGCAGTACCTCCACGATCTCGGACGCGAGTTCGGTGCCACCACCGGCCGTCCCCGCGGCTGCGGGTGGCTCGACGCGGTCCTGCTCCGCCAAGGCTGCATGGTGAACGGCGCCACCGGCCTGGCAGTCACCAACCTCGACGGTCTCGACAACTACGAGACCCTCCGTATTTGCACCGCCTACGAGATCGACGGTGAGGAACACCCCTACGCCCCGGCCGAACGCGACGCGTGGGACCGGGCCAAGCCGGTCTACGAGGAACTGCCCGGTTGGATGACCGACACCACCGCCTGCACCTCCTTCGACCAACTCCCGGAGAACGCGCGAGCCTACCTCCGGCGCCTGTCGGAGCTGTGCGACACCCCGATCCAGTTCGTCGGCGTGGGGCCCGACCGGACCCAGACGCTGGTCGCGACGGAATCCGTCGCGCTGGCCAATTCCTGA
- the carA gene encoding glutamine-hydrolyzing carbamoyl-phosphate synthase small subunit — protein sequence MKAILALEDGRLFEGRAFGATGTSTGEICFNTSMTGYQEVITDPSYRGQIVTMTYPQIGNYGVNPDDAESASPHVRGFVIGELSPVASNYRSRQTLAEYFSEHGIIGIEHVDTRALTKHLRSAGAMRACLTTELTAEEAVEAALKSPSMEGCDLVQEVTVGDPYAWEQDSRRFTLPNVVTSQEGNWMELPPIRSRIVAYDFGVKYNILRRLRQAGFEVEVVPSTTPAEAVLNRNPDGIFLSNGPGDPAALGYIHGEVKKLIGKKPIFGICLGNQILGHVFGGKTFKLKFGHRGGNQPVKDLRTGKISITSQNHGFAVDPDSFDTNVEVTHINLNDDTVEGIRHKDYPVFSVQYHPEAAPGPHDAAYFFDEFADLVDQSK from the coding sequence ATGAAAGCCATTCTCGCTCTCGAAGACGGCCGACTTTTCGAAGGACGCGCATTCGGCGCCACCGGTACCAGCACCGGTGAGATCTGCTTCAACACCTCGATGACCGGATACCAGGAGGTCATCACCGACCCCTCCTACCGCGGGCAGATCGTCACCATGACCTACCCGCAGATCGGCAACTACGGAGTGAATCCGGACGACGCCGAATCCGCCTCGCCCCACGTCCGCGGTTTTGTCATTGGAGAGCTTTCGCCCGTCGCATCGAACTACCGGTCGCGCCAGACGCTGGCCGAGTATTTCAGCGAGCACGGGATCATCGGGATCGAGCACGTCGACACCCGCGCGCTGACCAAGCACCTCCGCTCGGCCGGCGCGATGCGCGCCTGCCTGACGACCGAACTCACCGCCGAGGAAGCCGTCGAGGCCGCGCTGAAGTCGCCATCGATGGAAGGCTGCGACCTCGTCCAAGAGGTCACCGTCGGCGACCCCTACGCGTGGGAACAGGACTCGCGCCGCTTCACGCTTCCGAATGTCGTGACCTCACAGGAAGGCAACTGGATGGAACTCCCGCCCATCCGCAGCCGCATCGTGGCTTACGACTTCGGCGTCAAATACAACATCCTGCGCCGACTCCGCCAGGCGGGCTTCGAGGTCGAGGTCGTGCCTTCGACCACCCCCGCAGAGGCGGTGCTCAACCGCAACCCCGACGGCATCTTCCTGTCGAACGGCCCTGGAGATCCGGCCGCACTCGGTTACATCCACGGCGAAGTGAAGAAGCTCATCGGCAAGAAGCCGATCTTCGGCATCTGCCTCGGCAACCAGATCCTCGGCCATGTCTTCGGAGGCAAGACCTTCAAACTGAAGTTCGGCCACCGCGGCGGCAACCAACCGGTCAAGGACCTGCGCACCGGCAAGATCTCGATCACCTCCCAGAACCACGGCTTCGCGGTGGATCCGGATTCCTTCGACACCAATGTCGAGGTCACCCACATCAACCTCAACGACGACACCGTCGAGGGCATCCGCCACAAGGACTACCCCGTCTTCAGCGTCCAGTATCACCCCGAGGCGGCCCCCGGCCCCCACGACGCCGCCTATTTCTTCGACGAGTTCGCGGACCTAGTGGACCAATCGAAATGA
- a CDS encoding lysophospholipid acyltransferase family protein — MPPPEPTVIRGSATLPVAARAWWWWPIETLAAVGGFAYWGVFGLLFTLIGLPLSLILPRRTGERLGRSMLHRAFRVFVWYLRATGLVYADIDSLKPLRGRSEPVIIAPNHTSLWDAVFVIACLPQPICIMKESILCNPFLGGGARLAGYIPNGCSSRLIRDAADALGRGGQLLLFPEGTRTRRNRRWINPLKGGCSLVARRAEVPVLPVYIRSNTRFLEKGWPLWKRPEFPIRMSFELGEPLIPGEEESARDFTGRLEGNYERNLSRAHKLRRQVEAG, encoded by the coding sequence ATGCCCCCGCCGGAGCCCACCGTGATCCGTGGTTCCGCGACCCTCCCGGTCGCGGCCCGGGCATGGTGGTGGTGGCCCATCGAGACCCTTGCTGCCGTTGGCGGCTTCGCCTACTGGGGCGTTTTCGGGCTGCTCTTCACGCTGATCGGGCTTCCGCTCTCGCTGATCCTTCCCCGGCGCACCGGCGAGCGGCTCGGACGTTCGATGCTCCACCGCGCGTTCAGGGTGTTTGTCTGGTATCTCCGCGCAACCGGTCTCGTCTACGCCGACATCGATTCGCTCAAGCCGCTCCGCGGGCGCTCCGAGCCGGTGATCATCGCACCCAACCACACCTCGCTGTGGGATGCGGTGTTCGTGATCGCCTGCCTGCCACAGCCGATCTGCATCATGAAGGAGAGCATTCTGTGCAATCCCTTCCTCGGCGGCGGCGCCCGACTCGCGGGCTACATCCCGAACGGTTGCTCGTCCCGCCTGATCCGCGATGCCGCGGACGCGCTCGGCCGGGGCGGCCAGCTCCTGCTCTTCCCCGAAGGCACGCGAACGCGCCGCAACCGGCGCTGGATCAATCCGCTCAAGGGCGGCTGCTCGCTGGTCGCGCGGCGCGCCGAAGTCCCGGTGCTGCCGGTCTACATCCGCAGCAACACCCGCTTCCTCGAAAAGGGCTGGCCGTTGTGGAAACGCCCGGAGTTCCCGATCCGCATGAGTTTCGAACTCGGCGAGCCGCTGATTCCCGGCGAGGAAGAAAGCGCGCGCGACTTCACCGGACGCCTTGAGGGGAACTACGAGCGGAATCTCTCCCGCGCCCACAAACTGCGCCGTCAGGTCGAGGCCGGGTAG
- a CDS encoding 3-hydroxyacyl-ACP dehydratase FabZ family protein, translating to MSALDSLPHGPEFRFVDELVELDPGKSARGSYTVRGDEAFLAGHFPGRPLMPGVILVEAIAQLGGVAAQSDPEIGPVEGLLLTGIRGAKILGAAEPGETLEIRAEVEGRLGGMIQISGEVESAGRKLASAKVMLSGAA from the coding sequence ATGTCCGCACTCGATTCGCTCCCCCACGGTCCGGAGTTCCGCTTTGTCGACGAACTCGTCGAACTCGACCCGGGCAAGAGCGCCCGCGGTTCCTACACGGTGCGGGGTGACGAGGCATTCCTCGCCGGACACTTTCCCGGCCGACCGCTGATGCCCGGAGTGATCCTCGTGGAAGCGATCGCACAATTGGGCGGGGTGGCGGCCCAGAGTGATCCGGAGATCGGACCAGTCGAGGGGTTGCTCCTGACCGGGATCCGGGGGGCGAAAATCCTCGGTGCGGCCGAGCCGGGCGAGACTCTGGAGATCCGCGCGGAAGTTGAGGGGCGGCTCGGCGGCATGATCCAGATATCGGGCGAAGTCGAATCGGCCGGACGCAAGCTGGCCAGCGCCAAGGTGATGCTCAGCGGCGCCGCGTGA
- a CDS encoding sulfite exporter TauE/SafE family protein yields the protein MKVARTSPAAKRWIYPAALVVVWGVWAAAMSIGDAWHLFATRWPMALTMVFGSFVAGSTPAGGGAVAYPVFTKMLSVPTGDAALFGLMIQAVGMNMAALFILTRGIRINRNVLGWTVLGAVPGVMAGLAFVELPANVPRLAFSSLLFAFALALYRSHWKRRHIPEPEIVGWTRRDGIRFALLGVLGGVVASQLGSGADMLCFMLMTLGYGLDERVAVPTSVVTMAVVSAFGFAFRLLMPQPIGVVWEYWAVAAPVVAVGAPFGAWVASRVKGGAILVFVFVLVVVELTTTAILVPVDAPRGVMLVAVLAVAAVWFWRLRRMRERRWKARQQGL from the coding sequence GTGAAGGTTGCTCGAACGAGTCCGGCCGCGAAGCGGTGGATCTACCCGGCGGCGCTTGTGGTCGTTTGGGGTGTCTGGGCGGCTGCGATGTCCATCGGTGACGCGTGGCACCTGTTCGCCACCCGCTGGCCGATGGCGCTGACGATGGTGTTCGGGTCGTTCGTTGCCGGCTCGACCCCGGCCGGCGGGGGAGCCGTTGCCTACCCGGTCTTCACCAAGATGCTGTCGGTGCCGACCGGCGATGCGGCGCTTTTCGGACTGATGATCCAGGCGGTCGGCATGAACATGGCGGCGCTCTTCATTCTGACCCGCGGGATCCGGATCAATCGGAATGTCCTCGGATGGACGGTGCTGGGCGCGGTCCCCGGAGTGATGGCCGGCCTGGCCTTCGTCGAATTGCCCGCGAATGTCCCGCGCCTCGCGTTTTCGTCGCTGCTGTTCGCCTTCGCACTGGCGCTCTACCGGTCGCACTGGAAAAGGCGGCATATTCCGGAGCCGGAGATCGTCGGCTGGACGCGGCGCGACGGAATCCGCTTCGCGCTGCTCGGAGTTTTGGGCGGGGTGGTGGCCTCGCAGCTCGGCTCGGGCGCGGACATGCTTTGTTTCATGCTGATGACCTTGGGTTACGGCCTCGACGAAAGGGTCGCGGTGCCGACGTCGGTGGTGACCATGGCGGTAGTCTCGGCCTTCGGGTTCGCCTTTCGCCTGCTCATGCCGCAGCCTATCGGGGTCGTCTGGGAATACTGGGCGGTGGCGGCACCGGTGGTCGCGGTTGGCGCGCCCTTCGGAGCGTGGGTCGCATCGAGGGTGAAAGGCGGGGCGATCCTCGTGTTTGTCTTCGTGCTGGTGGTGGTCGAGCTGACAACTACGGCGATTCTCGTACCCGTGGACGCTCCCCGCGGGGTGATGCTGGTGGCCGTGCTTGCGGTCGCGGCGGTCTGGTTCTGGCGCCTGCGGCGAATGCGCGAACGTAGATGGAAGGCACGTCAGCAGGGTTTGTAG
- a CDS encoding AMP-binding protein: MLLPRWQETHARFRDRPALFDGDDVVSFDDLARALEGIPVATAPVIASGSALDIALATLRGWRDHQPVLPLEKPGAIELDSASIPEGIAHLKLTPGSDGQPRTVRFTADQIAADADRLVAAMGLRPEVPNLATISLSHSYGYSSIILPMLLHGIPLQNVEVPFPAVVVEAWRKHARVVVPAVPSMWRAWQRSGILADAPIELAISAGAPLPLELEETVWNEHGLKLHNFYGASECGGISWDASEKPRTHAGDLGEPLPGVSVETDDESRFVIRSNAVALGYDRLRSGETLGDGEFLTPDCGHFENGRLTLDSRAGGHINVAGRKVGAGRIESILRETGGLTRVRVFGVPSHDPDRVDEVAALIPVGTQVSATRTAAATQLAGWEMPRHWIPAENEAWWSLSRQDLRQRFTG; encoded by the coding sequence ATGCTGCTTCCCCGCTGGCAAGAAACCCACGCCCGATTCCGCGACCGCCCCGCCCTTTTCGACGGGGATGATGTGGTGAGTTTCGACGACCTCGCGCGGGCACTCGAAGGCATTCCCGTCGCGACCGCTCCGGTGATCGCCTCCGGCAGCGCGCTCGATATCGCACTCGCGACCCTGCGCGGGTGGCGAGACCACCAGCCGGTGCTGCCATTGGAGAAGCCAGGCGCGATCGAACTCGATAGCGCGAGCATTCCGGAGGGTATCGCCCACCTCAAACTCACCCCCGGCAGCGACGGCCAACCGCGCACCGTGCGCTTCACCGCCGATCAGATCGCGGCCGATGCCGACCGTCTCGTCGCTGCGATGGGGCTCAGGCCGGAGGTCCCCAACCTTGCCACGATCTCGCTGAGCCACTCCTACGGCTACTCCTCGATCATCCTGCCGATGCTCCTCCACGGCATCCCTCTGCAGAACGTCGAGGTTCCGTTTCCCGCGGTGGTGGTCGAGGCATGGAGGAAGCACGCCCGTGTCGTCGTACCCGCCGTGCCGTCGATGTGGCGGGCATGGCAACGCTCCGGCATCCTCGCGGACGCGCCGATCGAACTGGCAATTTCCGCCGGCGCACCACTACCCCTCGAACTTGAAGAAACCGTTTGGAACGAGCACGGCCTGAAACTGCACAACTTCTACGGCGCATCGGAATGCGGAGGGATCTCGTGGGATGCTTCGGAGAAGCCGCGGACCCATGCCGGAGATCTTGGCGAGCCCCTGCCAGGGGTCAGCGTGGAGACCGATGACGAATCGCGTTTCGTGATCCGCAGCAATGCGGTCGCGCTCGGCTACGACCGTCTTCGCAGCGGTGAGACGCTGGGCGACGGCGAGTTCCTCACTCCCGATTGCGGTCACTTCGAAAACGGACGCCTGACCCTCGACTCGCGGGCCGGCGGTCATATCAACGTCGCCGGGCGCAAAGTCGGAGCCGGCAGGATCGAGAGCATCCTGCGCGAAACCGGCGGACTGACACGCGTGCGGGTGTTCGGCGTTCCCAGCCACGACCCGGACCGGGTCGACGAGGTCGCCGCGCTCATTCCCGTCGGCACGCAAGTTTCCGCCACCCGAACCGCGGCGGCCACCCAACTCGCAGGCTGGGAGATGCCCCGCCACTGGATCCCGGCCGAAAACGAGGCATGGTGGTCGCTCAGCCGCCAGGACCTCCGCCAGCGCTTCACCGGCTGA
- a CDS encoding beta-ketoacyl-[acyl-carrier-protein] synthase family protein encodes MAYRADSKLPSSPRPVVITGAGIVTSMGCGMAANADGFRAGRTAFREVDLFDVSGQRTKTAGQADLPDKPALDALSAKEWERMDRGTRLALTAAQEALGESGTSGGMPVMVGTSAGAMPVGEEFYRHALNGGRRGQFERVERYQPQRQLTTMLRALGVGGPLRIISNACASGANAIGHAFQMVREGKAERVLAGGYDGLAQLVFAGFDSLQALSPGGVPRPFDANRDGLAIGEGAGFVVVESVESALARNAPIRASVLGYGAATDIHHLTQPNPEGDAALITMTQATEMAGLEPGQIDYINSHGTGTPLNDVAEAAAIRRWAGNDTPSIRVSSTKSAIGHLLGGAGAVESVICLMTLDGQWLPGSLNIREVDPAVEFDLVREPREAEVKHVLTNSFGFGGANATLVFGKEAGE; translated from the coding sequence GTGGCGTATCGAGCCGATTCCAAGCTGCCTTCCTCGCCCCGCCCGGTTGTCATCACCGGCGCGGGCATCGTGACGTCGATGGGCTGCGGGATGGCGGCGAATGCCGATGGCTTCCGCGCAGGGCGGACCGCGTTTCGCGAGGTCGACCTTTTCGACGTCTCCGGCCAGCGGACGAAGACCGCCGGGCAGGCGGATCTGCCGGACAAGCCCGCATTGGACGCCCTCTCGGCCAAAGAGTGGGAGCGGATGGATCGGGGCACGCGCCTTGCGCTGACTGCTGCGCAGGAGGCTCTTGGGGAGTCCGGCACCTCCGGCGGTATGCCGGTGATGGTCGGAACCTCCGCCGGTGCGATGCCGGTCGGCGAGGAGTTTTACCGCCACGCCCTGAACGGCGGTCGCCGGGGGCAATTCGAGCGGGTCGAGCGCTACCAGCCACAGCGGCAGTTGACGACGATGCTTCGCGCGCTCGGCGTGGGCGGGCCGCTGCGCATCATTTCGAATGCCTGCGCCTCGGGTGCCAATGCGATCGGACACGCGTTCCAGATGGTCCGCGAAGGCAAGGCGGAGAGGGTCTTGGCCGGCGGTTATGACGGACTCGCCCAATTGGTTTTCGCGGGTTTCGACTCGCTGCAGGCTCTGAGTCCGGGCGGTGTGCCGAGACCTTTCGATGCGAACCGGGACGGCCTCGCGATCGGTGAGGGTGCCGGATTTGTCGTGGTCGAGAGCGTTGAGTCGGCCCTCGCCCGCAACGCACCCATCCGCGCCAGCGTGCTTGGCTATGGGGCCGCGACCGACATTCACCATCTCACACAGCCGAATCCGGAGGGCGACGCCGCGCTGATCACGATGACCCAGGCGACGGAAATGGCGGGGCTTGAACCGGGGCAGATTGACTACATCAACTCCCACGGCACCGGCACGCCGCTGAATGACGTTGCCGAGGCGGCCGCGATCCGGCGCTGGGCCGGGAATGACACGCCCTCGATCCGGGTCAGTTCGACAAAGTCGGCGATCGGTCACCTGCTGGGTGGCGCCGGCGCGGTGGAATCGGTCATTTGCCTGATGACACTCGACGGCCAGTGGTTGCCGGGCAGCCTCAACATCCGGGAAGTCGATCCGGCGGTGGAGTTCGATCTGGTGCGTGAACCTCGCGAGGCCGAGGTCAAACACGTGCTCACGAACTCATTCGGGTTCGGCGGTGCGAATGCGACGCTCGTTTTCGGAAAGGAGGCGGGCGAATGA